In a single window of the Alphaproteobacteria bacterium genome:
- a CDS encoding Ldh family oxidoreductase, translating to MPTVAHDRLQAIGEALLKAAGCSDYESAVVAKGCIGANLAGHDSHGIIAIPTYIDRVKRGHIVPGAPYEVVKESANHMVVDGHWGFGFAVTERTMRTLIEKARTSNIAAATVYHQSHIGRLANYPLMAANEDMIGLITADSGRSPKAVAPFGGREARLGTNPISIAVPSDLGAPLFLDMATSAAAAGKVAVAVARGEEVPDGWVIGPDGHGTRDPKQLRQGGALLPLGGPDGGYKGTGLAVMVEILCGLLTGLGFGVDPTGKHNDGCFMAVFNVASFRDVATFKKDVADFARYLKETPPAAGSNGVLYPGEIEHLKEEARRRDGIEIEDSTWAKLTELATEYGLKDTLGM from the coding sequence ATGCCCACCGTCGCCCATGATCGCCTGCAAGCCATCGGCGAAGCCCTGCTGAAGGCCGCCGGCTGCTCCGACTACGAGTCCGCCGTCGTCGCCAAAGGCTGTATCGGCGCCAATCTCGCCGGCCATGACAGCCACGGCATTATCGCGATCCCCACCTATATCGACCGGGTGAAGCGCGGCCATATCGTGCCCGGCGCGCCCTACGAGGTGGTGAAGGAATCCGCCAACCACATGGTGGTCGATGGCCATTGGGGCTTCGGCTTTGCGGTGACCGAGCGCACCATGCGCACCCTGATCGAGAAGGCCAGGACCTCGAACATCGCCGCCGCGACGGTCTATCACCAGAGCCATATCGGCCGGCTCGCCAATTACCCGCTGATGGCGGCGAACGAGGACATGATCGGCCTGATCACGGCGGATTCCGGCCGCTCGCCCAAGGCGGTGGCGCCGTTCGGCGGCCGTGAGGCGCGGCTCGGCACCAACCCGATCTCCATCGCCGTGCCCTCCGACCTGGGCGCGCCGCTGTTCCTCGACATGGCCACCAGCGCGGCCGCGGCCGGCAAGGTCGCCGTCGCCGTCGCCCGCGGCGAGGAGGTGCCGGACGGCTGGGTGATCGGCCCGGACGGCCACGGCACCCGCGACCCGAAACAGCTGCGCCAGGGCGGCGCGCTGCTGCCCCTGGGCGGCCCGGACGGCGGCTACAAGGGCACCGGCCTCGCCGTGATGGTGGAGATCCTCTGCGGCCTGCTGACGGGGCTCGGCTTCGGCGTCGACCCGACCGGCAAGCACAATGACGGCTGCTTCATGGCGGTGTTCAACGTCGCCTCGTTCCGCGATGTCGCCACCTTCAAGAAGGACGTGGCCGACTTCGCCCGCTATCTGAAAGAGACGCCGCCCGCCGCCGGCAGCAACGGCGTGCTCTATCCGGGCGAGATCGAGCATCTGAAGGAAGAGGCCCGCCGCCGCGACGGCATCGAGATCGAGGACTCCACCTGGGCGAAGCTGACCGAGCTCGCGACCGAATACGGGCTGAAGGACACGCTGGGGATGTAG
- a CDS encoding long-chain fatty acid--CoA ligase, which translates to MLGLMQDAPLLTSQTLAYAARVFPQGEIATAEAGRIVHRTTYREADARARRLASALARRGLAGEDTFLGALAWNTWRLFEVMHAVPGAGGVLHTANPRLHEGHLAYTVNHCGDRAVFVDRDCLPLAEAIAPDCPGVEHWIVLAAADEMPQTSLPGVLCYEDLVNEGDSTFEWPEFDERRASTLCFTSATTGEPKGVLYSHRGTVLNVLSIAGKNGWNLGKGDCVLCAAAFFHCNGWGMPYMAPLTGAKMVLPGRVVSPRAMLDLFRAEGVTHSGGVPTVLMDLLGELQQDGGDFGPLRQLWTGATAPPESLLRRLEALGPKVVHAFGMTETTQALTIAVPDPHASEAARRAEQQTQGQPVFLSAVRAVSEDGLVLPADGASVGLLQVRGPSVAAGYFRRPDLSPVTVDGWLDTGDIGSVGPEGHMRISDRAKDAIKSGGEWISSVELENTAAGCPGVAEACCIGVDHPRWQERPLLLIVPEAGAAGADVDEAAVRAFLDGRIARWWMPDAVVFVDRLPKNGVGKVMKADLRARYRTALTDPAESEAGHVA; encoded by the coding sequence ATGCTCGGGCTGATGCAGGACGCCCCGTTGCTCACCAGCCAGACGCTGGCCTATGCGGCCCGCGTCTTTCCGCAGGGGGAGATCGCCACCGCCGAGGCCGGGCGTATCGTCCACCGCACCACCTACCGCGAGGCCGACGCGCGCGCCCGCCGGCTGGCGTCGGCGCTGGCACGGCGCGGGCTCGCCGGCGAGGATACCTTCCTGGGGGCGCTGGCCTGGAACACCTGGCGCCTGTTCGAGGTGATGCATGCGGTTCCCGGTGCGGGCGGCGTGCTGCACACCGCCAATCCGCGCCTGCACGAAGGCCACCTTGCCTACACCGTCAACCATTGCGGCGACCGGGCGGTGTTCGTCGATCGGGATTGCCTGCCGCTTGCCGAAGCCATCGCGCCGGACTGCCCCGGTGTCGAACACTGGATCGTCCTCGCCGCGGCCGACGAGATGCCGCAAACGTCCCTGCCGGGCGTCCTCTGCTACGAGGACCTCGTGAACGAAGGGGACTCGACCTTCGAGTGGCCGGAGTTCGACGAGCGCCGCGCCTCCACGCTCTGCTTCACCTCGGCGACGACCGGGGAGCCGAAAGGGGTGCTCTACAGCCATCGCGGCACGGTGCTGAACGTGCTGAGCATCGCCGGCAAGAACGGCTGGAATCTGGGCAAGGGCGACTGTGTGCTCTGCGCCGCCGCCTTCTTTCACTGCAATGGCTGGGGCATGCCCTATATGGCGCCGCTGACGGGCGCGAAAATGGTGCTGCCGGGCCGGGTGGTGAGCCCGCGCGCCATGCTGGACCTGTTCCGGGCCGAGGGCGTCACCCATTCCGGCGGCGTGCCGACCGTGCTGATGGACCTGCTGGGCGAACTCCAGCAGGACGGCGGCGACTTCGGGCCGCTGCGCCAGCTCTGGACCGGCGCGACCGCCCCGCCGGAGTCGCTGCTGCGCCGGCTGGAGGCGCTGGGGCCGAAAGTGGTCCACGCCTTCGGCATGACCGAGACCACCCAGGCGCTGACCATCGCCGTGCCGGACCCGCATGCCTCCGAGGCCGCGCGGCGGGCGGAGCAGCAAACCCAGGGCCAGCCGGTCTTTCTCTCCGCCGTGCGCGCGGTCAGCGAGGACGGCCTGGTGCTGCCGGCCGATGGCGCAAGCGTCGGCCTGTTGCAGGTGCGCGGGCCGTCGGTCGCCGCCGGCTATTTCCGCCGGCCGGACCTCTCGCCCGTGACCGTGGACGGCTGGCTCGACACCGGCGATATCGGCTCGGTCGGGCCGGAAGGGCATATGCGCATCTCGGACCGGGCCAAGGACGCGATCAAGTCCGGCGGCGAGTGGATCAGCTCCGTCGAACTGGAGAACACCGCCGCCGGCTGTCCCGGCGTCGCCGAGGCCTGTTGCATCGGCGTCGACCATCCGCGCTGGCAGGAACGGCCCTTGCTGCTGATCGTGCCCGAGGCCGGCGCGGCCGGCGCGGACGTGGACGAGGCCGCGGTGCGGGCCTTCCTGGACGGCCGCATCGCCCGATGGTGGATGCCCGACGCCGTGGTGTTCGTCGACCGCCTGCCGAAAAACGGCGTCGGCAAGGTGATGAAGGCCGACCTGCGCGCGCGCTATCGGACGGCTCTCACGGACCCTGCGGAATCGGAGGCCGGCCATGTCGCATGA
- a CDS encoding baseplate J/gp47 family protein, with product MADPGHWRFGDGVRQGDRLPEALADGYFHVDERNFAALLAGLSETAGRLPFVDQANRFAGTWQRLFAREDLVVMAEILATRTAPLERRFLDALHRDPAKAGAELRDLAARIDGWLQRLGQLPARPAVELHRRTAELVRTRLGPALAHLPAALLPSGLDPAWGAARDADRRSAVPPGHDPRHDPRHGLQGGFSTLISAVRLLQSMVPAYFQDSLARADHEPAFALVLAFLRLFGDTQQHLNGFTRRHNDFYYRDVLGTRERPAMPEQVLLAFPAATAREALPIRRGDPVLATTADGAPPLRFQADAEAFASTARIAGLHALHFERDPLLSPQREMDFVTRIHRLRLPVEPPAEQGAPSWSLFGRDAAGAEAADAAPMGLVVSTPLLLLREGQRRLDLQLVLRPLGGRAGAAAGAVLDPARCETWLRADPGLVDACGLGPAKTAAARIIAGSTPAQRTVQPAHAALFPDDPLYLVFVLALIRIATPERPRGFSAPFGRLMARLMLGPDRRVPSALSAAEQALVDELADAADRVLAGSDAPEGGDRHGHGASVRTLLTESRVYQYAKYLSDAFTLDLSTAKGWLRIPEIGVAPLETEAGASGRIGLRIVCDLAPDAPAIEADPTAPAAGGDRLPVPAARLLLAPGATLCAYSLLAPFVLEEVEAVVAVEGLRSLKGYSELGPVDATKPFQPFGPAPRIGSSFIVGAYEPALKRVETAHLRLVWSGLPRDFGGFPAYYRQYGEDWSDARFGAEIDWLAGGVWVPASGGEPVPLFGAVDGASRLPATRTLDMRSPAAAEPLPPRLAATDFRYDLAAQGGFVRLRLTGPPGAFGHQLYPLLLSRNMTRTAFWRGPREPINPPYTPVLAGLELDYTARTIIRVSQVPREHAYRQAEFIDHVVPYGSEEVHPVPLQPEPGPLQRRPADGALHIALSGTGPGKPVSLLFWMAERARRRRRYDVPAVAWQYLADGAWRSLPHDLVLADTTSALMRSGLLTLTLPDDLAEAGDAAAGGPRVPGTGHWLRIVTDADPATFPRVARLLANGLTASRVVTDGVPHKPLPAGIAWQLETTPPGLGAMVEVRAATGGQPPETPRQFRARISERLRHRQRAVTAWDYERLVLEQFPQVHLVKCFPVLDDARPDAPAAGKVLLVAVPQALASGPQRYGERRMLDALSLREIQTALTRQAPAGARVEVRNAAYDMIQVRGRVRFSDAADRGRLLRALVEDVSAYLSPWDDRGQRLGFGWQLNAADVQAFIAERDYVRHVSEFGMLMISVDDHGCYRLADTAPPAPATAPVLPAQTAADPSAHRAAANGARSLAYSVPWSLPLPLHWQALEAVQSDERRPAGAAGVGLLGVGSTLVATGREP from the coding sequence GTGGCAGATCCGGGTCATTGGCGGTTCGGCGATGGCGTGCGGCAGGGCGACCGCCTGCCCGAGGCGCTGGCCGACGGCTATTTCCACGTGGACGAGCGCAATTTCGCGGCCCTGCTGGCCGGCCTGTCGGAAACCGCCGGGCGGCTGCCCTTCGTCGATCAGGCCAATCGGTTCGCCGGCACCTGGCAGCGCCTGTTCGCGCGCGAGGATCTGGTGGTGATGGCCGAGATTCTGGCCACGCGCACCGCGCCGCTGGAGCGCCGATTCCTGGACGCGCTGCACCGCGACCCCGCAAAGGCCGGCGCCGAGTTGCGGGATCTGGCCGCGCGCATCGACGGCTGGTTGCAGCGGTTGGGGCAGTTGCCGGCCCGGCCGGCGGTCGAACTGCACCGACGCACGGCGGAACTGGTCCGCACCCGCTTGGGGCCGGCCCTCGCCCACCTGCCGGCGGCGCTGTTGCCGAGCGGGCTCGACCCGGCCTGGGGGGCGGCTCGCGATGCCGATCGCCGGAGCGCCGTCCCGCCGGGCCACGATCCCCGCCACGACCCCCGCCACGGTCTGCAAGGCGGGTTCTCGACGCTGATCAGCGCCGTGCGCCTGTTGCAGTCCATGGTGCCCGCCTATTTCCAGGACAGCCTGGCACGGGCCGACCATGAGCCGGCCTTTGCCCTGGTGCTGGCGTTTCTGCGGCTGTTCGGCGACACGCAGCAGCATCTGAACGGCTTCACCCGCCGCCACAACGACTTCTATTACCGCGACGTGCTCGGCACCCGCGAGCGGCCGGCCATGCCGGAGCAGGTGCTGCTGGCGTTTCCGGCCGCCACGGCGCGCGAGGCCTTGCCGATCCGCCGCGGCGACCCGGTGCTGGCCACCACCGCCGACGGCGCGCCGCCGCTGCGCTTTCAGGCGGATGCGGAGGCGTTCGCGTCGACCGCGCGGATTGCCGGCCTGCACGCCCTGCATTTCGAGCGGGACCCGCTGCTTTCGCCCCAGCGCGAGATGGACTTCGTCACGCGCATCCACCGGCTGCGCCTGCCGGTCGAACCGCCGGCGGAGCAAGGGGCGCCGTCCTGGTCGCTGTTCGGGCGCGACGCTGCCGGGGCGGAGGCCGCCGATGCCGCACCGATGGGGCTGGTGGTCTCGACGCCGCTGCTGCTGCTGCGCGAGGGCCAGCGGCGGCTCGACCTGCAACTGGTGCTGCGGCCGCTGGGCGGACGCGCCGGCGCTGCGGCCGGCGCGGTGCTGGACCCGGCCCGGTGCGAGACCTGGCTGCGTGCCGACCCCGGGCTGGTCGATGCGTGCGGCCTTGGCCCGGCGAAGACGGCCGCGGCGCGGATCATCGCCGGGTCGACGCCGGCGCAGCGGACGGTGCAGCCGGCCCATGCGGCGCTGTTTCCGGACGATCCGCTCTATCTGGTGTTCGTGCTCGCCCTGATCCGCATCGCGACGCCGGAGCGGCCCCGAGGCTTCTCCGCACCCTTCGGCCGCCTGATGGCCCGCCTGATGCTGGGGCCGGACCGGCGCGTCCCATCCGCCTTATCGGCCGCCGAGCAGGCCCTGGTGGACGAACTGGCCGACGCGGCCGACCGGGTGCTGGCCGGCAGCGATGCGCCGGAAGGCGGCGATCGCCATGGCCATGGCGCTTCGGTGCGCACCCTGCTGACCGAAAGCCGCGTGTATCAGTACGCCAAGTATCTGAGCGACGCCTTCACCCTGGACCTGTCGACCGCCAAAGGCTGGCTGCGCATTCCCGAGATCGGCGTCGCCCCGCTGGAGACCGAGGCCGGCGCCTCCGGCCGGATCGGCCTGCGGATCGTCTGCGATCTGGCGCCGGATGCGCCGGCGATCGAGGCGGACCCGACCGCGCCGGCGGCGGGCGGGGACCGTCTGCCGGTTCCGGCGGCCCGCTTGCTGCTGGCACCGGGCGCGACGCTCTGCGCCTACAGCCTGCTGGCGCCCTTCGTGCTGGAGGAGGTGGAGGCGGTGGTGGCGGTCGAGGGGCTGCGCAGCCTGAAAGGCTATAGCGAACTGGGGCCGGTCGACGCCACCAAGCCGTTCCAGCCCTTCGGTCCCGCGCCCCGCATCGGCTCCAGCTTCATTGTCGGCGCCTACGAACCCGCGTTGAAACGGGTGGAGACCGCCCATCTGCGGCTGGTCTGGTCCGGCCTGCCGCGGGATTTCGGCGGCTTTCCGGCCTATTACCGCCAGTATGGCGAGGACTGGTCCGATGCGCGGTTCGGCGCGGAGATCGACTGGCTGGCCGGTGGGGTGTGGGTGCCCGCGAGCGGCGGCGAGCCGGTGCCGCTGTTCGGCGCCGTCGACGGGGCCAGCCGGCTGCCGGCGACCCGGACCCTGGACATGCGCTCGCCGGCGGCGGCCGAGCCCCTGCCGCCGAGGCTGGCGGCCACCGACTTCCGCTACGACCTGGCGGCGCAAGGCGGCTTTGTGCGCCTGCGGCTGACCGGTCCGCCGGGGGCGTTCGGGCACCAGCTTTATCCCTTGCTGCTGTCCCGCAACATGACCCGGACCGCGTTTTGGCGCGGGCCGCGCGAGCCGATCAACCCGCCCTACACGCCAGTGCTGGCCGGGCTCGAACTGGACTATACGGCGCGCACCATCATCCGGGTCTCGCAGGTGCCGCGCGAGCACGCCTATCGCCAGGCCGAGTTCATCGACCATGTGGTGCCTTATGGCAGCGAGGAGGTGCACCCGGTGCCGCTACAGCCGGAGCCGGGTCCGTTGCAACGGCGGCCGGCGGATGGCGCGCTCCATATCGCGCTTTCGGGCACCGGGCCGGGCAAGCCGGTGTCGCTGCTGTTCTGGATGGCGGAACGGGCGCGCCGCCGGCGCCGCTACGATGTGCCCGCGGTGGCGTGGCAGTATCTGGCCGACGGCGCCTGGCGTTCGCTGCCGCACGACCTGGTGCTGGCGGACACCACCAGCGCGCTGATGCGCTCCGGCCTGCTGACCCTGACCCTGCCGGACGACCTGGCGGAGGCGGGGGACGCGGCCGCCGGCGGGCCGCGCGTGCCCGGAACGGGCCACTGGCTGCGGATCGTCACCGACGCCGACCCGGCCACCTTCCCCCGCGTTGCCCGTCTGCTGGCGAACGGTCTAACCGCCTCGCGCGTGGTGACAGACGGCGTGCCGCACAAGCCGCTGCCCGCCGGCATCGCCTGGCAGTTGGAGACGACGCCGCCGGGCCTCGGTGCCATGGTGGAGGTGCGGGCCGCAACCGGCGGCCAGCCGCCGGAGACGCCCCGGCAGTTTCGCGCCCGCATCAGCGAGCGGCTGCGGCACCGCCAGCGCGCCGTCACCGCCTGGGATTATGAGCGGCTGGTGCTGGAACAATTCCCCCAGGTGCATCTGGTGAAATGCTTCCCCGTGCTGGATGATGCCCGGCCGGATGCGCCGGCGGCCGGCAAGGTGCTGCTGGTGGCGGTGCCCCAGGCCCTGGCATCCGGGCCGCAACGCTATGGCGAGCGGCGCATGCTGGACGCGCTCAGCCTGCGCGAGATCCAGACGGCGCTCACCCGCCAGGCCCCGGCGGGCGCGCGGGTGGAGGTGCGGAACGCGGCCTATGACATGATCCAGGTGCGCGGCCGGGTCCGCTTTTCCGACGCGGCCGACCGCGGCCGCCTGTTGCGGGCGCTGGTGGAAGACGTTTCGGCCTATCTGAGCCCCTGGGACGACCGCGGCCAGCGCCTGGGGTTCGGCTGGCAGTTGAATGCGGCGGACGTGCAGGCCTTCATTGCCGAGCGCGACTATGTCCGCCATGTCTCGGAGTTCGGCATGCTGATGATAAGCGTCGACGATCACGGCTGTTATCGCCTGGCGGACACCGCCCCGCCCGCGCCGGCGACGGCGCCCGTCCTTCCCGCGCAGACTGCGGCCGATCCGTCGGCACACAGAGCCGCGGCGAACGGCGCGCGCAGCCTCGCATACTCGGTGCCGTGGAGCCTGCCGCTGCCGCTCCACTGGCAGGCGCTGGAGGCCGTGCAATCCGACGAACGGCGGCCGGCGGGCGCGGCCGGCGTCGGCCTGCTGGGCGTGGGGTCAACACTGGTGGCGACGGGACGAGAGCCATGA
- a CDS encoding pyridoxamine 5'-phosphate oxidase family protein codes for MSHETERAFLAMPFVPMLAVAAPGRGPLAVPVWHALDAEGRPWFVTAKDSPKARLIAAAGRCTLTAQRDRSPYAYVSVEGPARLETAAYADILEMAIRYEGKADGTAYAESMRAEFEAGSRWRVTLTPERWSSYGLGA; via the coding sequence ATGTCGCATGAAACCGAACGCGCCTTTCTGGCCATGCCCTTTGTGCCGATGCTGGCGGTCGCCGCGCCGGGGCGCGGGCCGCTCGCCGTGCCGGTCTGGCACGCGCTCGACGCAGAGGGCCGGCCCTGGTTCGTGACCGCCAAGGACTCGCCCAAGGCCCGGCTGATCGCGGCGGCGGGCCGCTGCACGCTCACCGCCCAGCGCGACCGCTCGCCCTACGCCTATGTCAGCGTCGAGGGGCCGGCACGGCTGGAGACCGCGGCCTATGCCGACATCCTGGAAATGGCCATTCGCTATGAGGGCAAAGCCGATGGCACCGCCTATGCCGAGAGCATGCGGGCGGAATTCGAGGCCGGCAGCCGCTGGCGCGTGACGCTGACGCCGGAGCGCTGGTCAAGCTACGGCCTCGGTGCGTAA
- a CDS encoding PAAR domain-containing protein → MPGPPAARLSDMHTCPMVTGLVPHVGGPIVNGSPNVLIGKLPAARVSDPLTCVGPPDTIVKGSATVFINKLPAARIGDQTAHGGVIVLGEFTVLIGG, encoded by the coding sequence ATGCCCGGACCGCCCGCCGCCCGCCTCAGCGACATGCACACCTGCCCGATGGTCACCGGGCTGGTGCCGCATGTGGGCGGGCCGATCGTCAACGGTTCGCCGAACGTGCTGATCGGCAAGCTGCCCGCGGCCCGCGTCTCGGACCCTTTGACCTGCGTCGGCCCGCCGGACACCATCGTCAAGGGCTCCGCCACCGTGTTCATCAACAAGCTGCCGGCAGCCCGCATCGGCGACCAGACGGCCCATGGCGGCGTCATCGTCCTCGGCGAATTCACGGTGTTGATCGGCGGCTAG
- a CDS encoding DUF4157 domain-containing protein translates to MRQTTRKARPAAGKPAVSVGLAAPATAASLDLQQLQRRAAASRQSQAATALQLRADASVQRMGGPEEEELQGKFADSVQRMGGLEDEELQGKFADSVQRMGGLEDEELQGKFAGPVQREAGAAATAAGATGGGLPGHLQAGLESLSGHDMSDVRVHYNSSAPASVGALAYTQGSTIHVAPGQEQHLGHEAWHTVQQRQGRVQPTGSVAGLPLNDDPGLEREADVMGARAASEGVRQNRLARDGEG, encoded by the coding sequence ATGCGTCAGACCACCCGAAAGGCTCGTCCGGCTGCCGGAAAGCCCGCGGTTTCCGTGGGGCTGGCGGCGCCGGCCACCGCCGCCAGCCTGGACTTGCAGCAACTCCAGCGCCGGGCCGCCGCCAGCCGGCAGAGCCAGGCCGCCACCGCCCTGCAACTGCGGGCGGATGCCTCGGTGCAACGCATGGGCGGGCCGGAGGAGGAGGAACTTCAGGGCAAGTTCGCCGATTCCGTCCAACGCATGGGCGGGCTGGAGGACGAAGAACTCCAGGGCAAGTTCGCCGATTCCGTCCAGCGCATGGGCGGGCTGGAGGACGAAGAACTCCAGGGCAAGTTCGCTGGCCCCGTGCAACGGGAGGCCGGAGCGGCCGCCACGGCGGCGGGCGCGACCGGCGGCGGCCTGCCGGGCCATCTGCAAGCCGGGCTGGAAAGCCTCTCCGGCCATGACATGAGCGATGTGCGGGTGCACTACAACTCGTCCGCCCCCGCCTCGGTCGGGGCGCTGGCCTACACCCAGGGGTCGACGATCCATGTCGCACCGGGCCAGGAACAGCATCTGGGCCACGAAGCCTGGCACACGGTGCAGCAGCGCCAGGGCCGGGTGCAGCCGACCGGCAGTGTCGCCGGCCTGCCGCTGAACGACGACCCGGGCCTGGAGCGCGAGGCCGACGTGATGGGCGCCCGCGCCGCCAGCGAGGGCGTGCGCCAGAACCGTCTCGCCCGCGACGGCGAGGGCTGA